One segment of Polypterus senegalus isolate Bchr_013 chromosome 8, ASM1683550v1, whole genome shotgun sequence DNA contains the following:
- the LOC120534426 gene encoding gastrula zinc finger protein XlCGF57.1-like — translation MENNKNVHIKEEDCEWKCMQHQMNIYSIEEEDDYKLGLINIKRESEPTSDTRDLQLNKIVIHVKAEDFKSEAVSQLVCPEEEQTGTDFMKSRSLSFQNDYVQVKTEPLDFDIKEAEDASCSAHSGEDLQERRTVSQPSFFEASLHCRPQQNENEKKLTSESETLTPASMKSSSLRVVKLTRVRIIHTKQQVHNSNSSALYFCHKQTRTFKEKSRSKLHKGHTQQKPYCSECGKQFFSKSSLERHKRIHTGEKPYCCYECGKKFNTSTHLQTHTRIHTGEKPYCCSDCGKQFSRSSSLQVHSRMHTGEKPYCCSECGKRFSTNSSFQRHKRIHNGERPYHCLECGKEFSDISNLKSHARIHTGEKLFHTSECGKQVSDESNFYTNTRTHKGEMPYSCSECGKGFSTNGKLQIHLKIHIGKRPYCCSDCGKRFSRSSRFQKHKRLHIGERSYRCSDSGKQFFKTSDLQIHTIIHKREMPYCCFKCGKGFSTNGKLQVHLRIHNGEKLYCCSDCGKIFSRSSTLQVHSRVHTGEKPYCCSACGKRFSTSSSLQRHKRIHSGEKPYCCSDCGKKFTDKSNLQNHTRIHKEKSKVNGI, via the exons ATGGAGAACAATAAGAATGTGCACATTAAGGAAGAAGACTGTGAATGGAAATGCATGCAGCATCAGATGAATATTTATAGCATTGAGGAAGAGGATGATTATAAATTGGGACtaataaacattaaaagagaatCTGAGCCAACATCAGATACAAGAGACTTGCAgctaaataaaattgtaatccaTGTCAAGGCAGAAGACTTCAAATCAGAGGCTGTCTCTCAACTTGTGTGTCCAGAAGAAGAGCAAActggaacagacttcatgaaaagTAGATCTCTCTCCTTCCAGAATGATTATGTCCAAGTGAAAACTGAACCTTTAGATTTTGACATAAAGGAGGCTGAGGATGCATCATGTTCAGCACATTCTGGAGAAG attTACAAGAAAGACGGACCGTCTCTCAGCCTTCATTTTTTGAGGCCTCACTTCACTGTAGAccacagcaaaatgaaaatgagaaaaaactgACATCGGAATCAGAGACTTTGACACCAGCCTCCATGAAATCTAGTTCTCTACGTGTTGTTAAATTAACAAGGGTAAGAATAATCCACACTAAACAGCAGGTGCACAATTCAAATTCATCAGCTCTGTACTTTTGCCACAAGCAGAcaagaacatttaaagaaaaatcgAGATCGAAACTTCACAAGGGTCACACACAACAGAAACCatactgttctgaatgtggaaaacaattctttaGCAAAAGCAGCCTTGAAAGACACAAACGaatacacactggagagaagccatattgctgttatGAATGTGGGAAAAAATTTAACACCAGTACTCATCTTCAGacccacacaagaattcacacaggagagaaaccatattgctgttctgactgtggcaaacaattctcaagGAGTAGTTCTCTTCAGGTTCATTCAAGaatgcacactggagagaagccatattgctgttctgagtgtggtAAGCGATTCTCTACTAATAGCAGTTTTCAGAGACATAAAAGAATTCATAATGGGGAGAGACCTTATcattgtttggaatgtggcaaagaaTTTTCTGATATAAGCAATCTTAAGAGTCATGcaagaattcacaccggagagaagctaTTTCACACTTCTGAATGCGGAAAACAAGTTTCTGATGAAAGCAATTTTTATACTAATACAAGAACTCACAAAGGAGAAATGCCATAtagctgttcagaatgtggtaaaggATTTAGCACAAATGGCAAGCTTCAGATccatttaaaaatacacattggaaagaggccatattgctgttctgactgTGGAAAACGATTCTCTAGGAGTAGCAGatttcaaaaacataaaagattACATATTGGAGAAAGGTCATATCGGTGTTCAGATAGTGGcaaacagttctttaaaacaaGCGATCTTCAGATTCATACAATAATTCACAAAAGAGAAATGCCATACTGCTGTTTTAAATGTGGCAAAGGATTTAGCACAAATGGCAAGCTTCAAGTCCACTTAAGAATACACAATGGAGAGAAGctttattgctgttctgactgtggcaaAATATTCTCAAGGAGTAGTACTCTTCAGGTCCATTCAAGAgtacacactggagagaagccatattgctgttctgcgTGTGGTAAACGATTCTCAACGAGTAGCAGCTTACAGAGACATAAGAGAATTCAcagtggagagaagccatattgctgttctgactgCGGCAAAAAATTCACTGATAAAAGTAATCTTCAGaatcacacaagaattcacaagGAAAAATCCAAAGTAAATGGAATATGA